The Microcebus murinus isolate Inina chromosome 4, M.murinus_Inina_mat1.0, whole genome shotgun sequence genome has a segment encoding these proteins:
- the LOC105883404 gene encoding olfactory receptor 52A5, with amino-acid sequence MLTFNGSVFMPSVFTLIGIPGLEAVQCWIGIPFCAMYLTAVTGNSLILVIIKSENSLHIPMYILLAMLAATDMALSTSILPKMLGIFWFHLQEISFDACLLQMWLIHSLQAIESGILLAMALDRYVAICDPLRHATIFSQQLLTYIGVGVIFRAAILIVPCLVLIKCRLKLFLSTVVFHSYCEHMAIVKLAAEDTRVNKILGLFVAFAILGFDIIFITLSYVLIFITVFQLPQKEARFKALNTCIAHICVFLQFYLLAFFSFFTHRFGSHIPPYVHILLSNLYLLVPPFLNPIVYGVKTKQIRDQVVKMFFSKKVT; translated from the coding sequence ATGCTCACATTCAATGGCTCAGTCTTCATGCCCTCTGTCTTTACACTCATTGGGATTCCTGGCCTGGAGGCTGTGCAGTGTTGGATTGGAATTCCCTTCTGTGCCATGTACCTCACCGCTGTGACTGGAAATTCCTTGATTTTGGTTATAATCAAATCTGAAAACAGCCTCCATATACCCATGTACATTTTATTGGCCATGTTGGCAGCCACAGACATGGCACTTAGCACTTCTATTCTTCCCAAAATGTTAGGCATCTTCTGGTTTCATTTGCAAGAGATTTCTTTTGATGCTTGCTTGCTGCAAATGTGGCTTATTCACTCCCTCCAGGCAATTGAATCTGGGATCCTGCTGGCGATGGCCCTGgatcgctatgtggccatctgtgaCCCCTTGAGACACGCCACCATCTTTTCCCAACAACTCTTAACTTATATTGGAGTTGGGGTAATATTCAGGGCTGCCATCCTTATAGTACCTTGCTTGGTACTTATCAAATGTCGTCTTAAACTCTTCCTATCTACAGTCGTCTTTCACTCTTACTGTGAGCACATGGCCATTGTGAAGCTGGCTGCTGAAGATACCCGAGTCAACAAGATACTTGGCCTATTTGTTGCCTTTGCAATCCTAGGGTTTGACATAATCTTTATCACCTTGTCCTATGTTCTGATTTTTATCACTGTCTTTCAACTGCCCCAGAAGGAGGCACGATTCAAGGCCCTAAATACCTGCATTGCCCACATTTGTGTTTTCCTACAGTTCTACCTCcttgccttcttttctttcttcacacaCAGGTTTGGTTCTCACATACCACCATATGTGCATATCCTCTTGTCAAACCTTTACCTGTTGGTCCCACCCTTTCTCAACCCTATTGTTTATGGAGTGAAGACCAAACAAATTCGTGACCAGGTAGtgaaaatgtttttctccaaAAAAGTAACTTGA